From one Cytophagales bacterium genomic stretch:
- a CDS encoding energy transducer TonB: MIKNLFLFIAIIFCANDHAYPVGVLAWKDTTVYTKVEHPPDFPGGMKKMYKFIKNNIQYPAKALENKVKGNVFVAFIIEKNGSLSNIQILQGIGYGCDEEVRRVIKLMPLWIPGKENEEPKRVKMTLPLEFPFVDKYANE; encoded by the coding sequence ATGATTAAAAATCTGTTTCTATTCATAGCAATAATATTTTGTGCAAATGATCATGCTTACCCCGTTGGCGTTTTGGCGTGGAAGGATACTACTGTTTACACCAAAGTAGAGCACCCCCCGGATTTTCCCGGGGGCATGAAAAAAATGTATAAGTTCATTAAAAATAATATTCAGTACCCGGCTAAGGCATTAGAGAATAAGGTAAAAGGGAATGTTTTTGTTGCGTTTATCATTGAAAAAAATGGGAGTTTATCAAATATTCAAATCCTACAGGGTATAGGCTATGGTTGTGATGAAGAAGTTAGAAGAGTGATAAAATTGATGCCTCTCTGGATACCAGGCAAAGAAAATGAGGAGCCAAAAAGGGTTAAAATGACGCTGCCCCTTGAATTTCCGTTTGTAGATAAATATGCTAATGAGTGA
- a CDS encoding sodium:proton antiporter, protein MDTYEIITLLIVIATLFTSINRTILKLEATIGLMVLALLSSMAVFIAGYGFPQLREGSEEIMKNFDFTVIMLDIMLPFLLFAGALHINLKKLAEEKWSILLLAFGGVLISTFIVGTLMYFVLDFVHLPVKYIHCLLFGALISPTDPIAVLALLKKTNISENLQMRINGESLFNDGIGVVVFLTILHIAQSTPGSFEHLHFGPWQYGPDTFGVKYISMLFTQEAVGGVVLGLILGYFGYKTLEWIPNEFVQLEVLVTLSFVMGGTIVATFLHVSGPLAMVVLGISLGNKGRSEKMSEAVGDYVYRFWDLIDESLNAILFILIGLEMLVIKFTGEYIFAGVLAIAIVLFARLVGVSIPIGIMSLGKKFEKGTIKILTWGGLRGGISVALALALPSLGVIQLADKEFDTKDLIVSLTFIVVVFAILVQGLTIQKVAAAAGGKNKQEVDSG, encoded by the coding sequence ATGGATACATATGAAATTATAACCTTACTCATAGTCATTGCGACATTGTTTACATCAATTAATCGCACTATACTGAAATTGGAGGCTACAATTGGGTTAATGGTATTGGCGCTTTTGAGTTCAATGGCAGTTTTCATTGCGGGCTACGGCTTTCCACAATTAAGGGAAGGCTCTGAAGAAATTATGAAGAATTTTGATTTTACGGTAATAATGCTCGACATAATGCTGCCCTTTCTGCTTTTTGCAGGCGCCCTGCATATTAACCTCAAAAAACTTGCTGAGGAAAAATGGTCAATATTGTTATTAGCATTTGGTGGAGTGTTGATCTCTACATTTATTGTCGGTACATTGATGTATTTTGTTTTAGATTTCGTGCATTTACCTGTCAAATATATTCATTGTTTGTTATTCGGTGCATTAATATCTCCCACTGACCCGATTGCAGTTCTTGCACTGCTTAAAAAAACCAATATTTCTGAAAACCTGCAGATGAGGATCAATGGAGAATCTTTATTCAACGATGGAATAGGAGTAGTAGTATTCCTTACAATTCTGCACATTGCACAATCTACACCAGGAAGTTTTGAGCATCTTCATTTTGGTCCCTGGCAATATGGACCAGATACCTTCGGGGTCAAATATATTTCAATGCTCTTCACGCAGGAAGCGGTAGGAGGAGTAGTGCTCGGACTTATTTTAGGATATTTTGGCTATAAAACACTTGAATGGATACCTAATGAGTTTGTTCAATTGGAGGTGTTAGTCACCCTCTCATTTGTGATGGGTGGGACTATAGTTGCAACATTCCTGCATGTGTCTGGTCCTTTAGCTATGGTTGTATTGGGTATATCGTTAGGAAACAAGGGCAGAAGCGAGAAAATGTCTGAAGCAGTTGGAGATTATGTATATAGATTTTGGGATTTGATTGATGAATCTTTAAATGCCATTCTCTTTATATTAATAGGTTTGGAAATGCTGGTAATTAAATTTACAGGAGAATACATATTTGCCGGAGTTTTAGCTATTGCAATAGTGTTGTTTGCAAGGTTGGTTGGTGTAAGTATTCCGATAGGGATTATGTCTCTGGGTAAAAAATTTGAAAAAGGTACCATAAAAATATTAACATGGGGTGGTTTAAGAGGAGGTATATCAGTGGCGCTTGCTTTGGCTTTACCAAGTCTGGGTGTAATTCAATTGGCAGATAAAGAATTTGATACCAAAGATCTGATAGTTTCATTGACTTTCATTGTGGTTGTTTTTGCTATATTGGTGCAGGGGCTGACGATTCAGAAAGTTGCAGCAGCAGCAGGAGGGAAGAATAAACAGGAAGTAGATAGTGGGTAG
- a CDS encoding TrkA family potassium uptake protein → MQENQKLGYNGTKFANHAVIIGWNEFGKVVADQLVAVGNKVAIVTNNKSDIDLIHKDFEQKYVYVLYANFSSIEQLKKANIHHASSVFINLDNDTEKLVYVLNLKKHFYVSNFVVMLDNADLKDTFYGAGVTYIVSKNEISSRLVASFIFEPDVANYSEDIMSYPVDDDDYDIKQYKVISKNPFIDHNYRDVFLELKKKYNCILIGLSKEAGDKRKLLKNPEGDVKVELYDHLIIITNGKSQKVLSKVFGIEEGVLGN, encoded by the coding sequence ATGCAGGAAAATCAAAAATTAGGATACAACGGCACAAAATTTGCAAATCATGCCGTCATTATTGGATGGAATGAGTTTGGAAAGGTGGTAGCTGATCAGCTCGTTGCTGTTGGTAATAAAGTGGCAATCGTTACAAATAACAAAAGTGATATTGACCTGATACATAAAGATTTTGAGCAAAAGTATGTTTATGTGCTGTATGCAAACTTTAGTAGTATAGAACAGCTAAAAAAGGCAAATATTCACCATGCCTCTTCTGTTTTTATCAATCTGGATAATGATACTGAAAAATTGGTTTATGTCCTGAACCTTAAAAAGCATTTCTATGTCAGCAATTTTGTGGTAATGCTGGATAATGCAGACCTGAAGGATACTTTTTATGGCGCAGGTGTAACCTATATTGTATCAAAAAATGAGATTTCCTCCAGGCTGGTTGCCAGCTTTATTTTTGAACCGGACGTTGCTAACTATAGCGAAGATATTATGAGCTATCCTGTAGATGACGATGATTATGATATTAAGCAGTATAAGGTTATTTCTAAAAATCCTTTTATAGATCATAATTATAGAGATGTTTTCTTAGAATTGAAGAAAAAGTATAATTGCATACTGATTGGTTTGAGTAAAGAAGCGGGTGATAAAAGGAAGCTGCTAAAAAATCCTGAAGGGGATGTGAAAGTTGAATTGTATGACCATTTGATCATTATCACAAACGGCAAGTCACAAAAAGTGCTGTCAAAAGTTTTTGGCATTGAAGAAGGAGTGTTGGGGAATTGA
- a CDS encoding T9SS type A sorting domain-containing protein → MKKTIIQFLIFLSYLSFSIYCNAQSYTFSKTSGAYSDLTGSTSLNDTVIWDNPVYNIPIGFNFDYFDQLFNSLNVGDGWIMFDSLNNFIIDVFSANLTDRNIIVSQNVPEICLVTFDNATVKNLIVWEKTITGAASYIIYKESGVSGIYDSVGNVLNDSLSIFIDITSNPFIKSDRYKISTIYQCGNVSAKSIAHKTIHLVLNYGIPPPSVNLIWDNYEGFSYNYVRIWRGASPSNLILIDSISSFVSTYTDLAPPPSDSLYYQIEVTNPTGCTAALSKVLSYNSAKSNIASIDNIALKSLNNPFDQIIVQKSTRQNSVTEIQNTLSASPISYQLSGTPGSQILKIEWKNAGFFNEYDSVCTADDSVNVQLWLFEGTNDIEIHIGANSISSVSFGGATGPAVGLKNNVSPEFIYLSGDPNNPVIVNSANSTTNGSPANGTIYKFTRNPSGISENSNLYDISVFPNPVREYLIINKDNEELFFAIFDLSGRMVLKNQYSYIDKKIDLSFLDEGFYYLRINNGNTITYTKIIKQ, encoded by the coding sequence ATGAAAAAGACAATCATCCAATTTTTGATTTTTTTGAGTTATTTGAGCTTTTCAATTTATTGTAATGCTCAATCCTATACCTTCAGTAAAACAAGCGGAGCTTATTCAGACCTGACCGGTTCAACTTCACTGAATGATACTGTTATTTGGGATAACCCAGTATATAATATCCCGATTGGATTTAATTTTGATTACTTTGACCAGCTATTTAATTCATTGAATGTGGGGGATGGATGGATAATGTTTGATTCTTTAAACAACTTCATCATTGATGTCTTTTCTGCCAACCTTACTGATAGAAATATTATTGTTAGCCAAAATGTACCTGAAATTTGTTTGGTAACTTTTGATAATGCTACAGTTAAAAATTTAATCGTTTGGGAGAAAACAATTACCGGTGCCGCATCATACATTATTTATAAGGAATCGGGCGTATCCGGTATTTATGACTCAGTTGGAAATGTACTTAATGATAGTTTGAGTATATTTATTGATATTACATCTAATCCTTTTATAAAATCTGACAGGTACAAAATCTCTACCATTTATCAATGCGGCAATGTATCTGCAAAAAGCATTGCGCATAAAACCATTCATTTAGTATTAAATTATGGCATCCCTCCTCCAAGTGTAAATTTGATATGGGATAATTACGAAGGATTTTCATATAATTATGTTAGAATTTGGAGGGGTGCTTCTCCTTCAAATTTGATTTTGATTGACTCTATATCAAGTTTCGTTAGTACTTATACAGACCTTGCACCTCCTCCGAGTGATAGCTTATATTACCAGATTGAAGTTACTAATCCAACAGGTTGTACAGCAGCCCTTTCTAAAGTATTATCTTATAATTCAGCTAAGTCAAATATAGCTTCTATTGATAATATAGCATTAAAAAGCTTAAATAATCCCTTTGATCAAATTATTGTTCAGAAATCAACAAGGCAAAATTCGGTAACTGAAATACAAAACACTTTATCTGCTTCACCCATCTCCTATCAATTATCAGGCACTCCCGGCAGCCAAATTTTAAAAATAGAATGGAAAAATGCAGGATTTTTTAATGAATACGATTCGGTTTGTACCGCAGATGATTCTGTCAATGTACAGTTATGGCTCTTTGAAGGCACCAATGATATTGAAATTCATATTGGAGCTAATTCAATTTCTTCTGTTTCATTTGGCGGCGCAACAGGGCCTGCTGTGGGTTTAAAAAATAATGTTTCTCCGGAATTTATTTATTTGAGTGGTGACCCCAATAATCCTGTCATAGTTAATTCTGCGAATTCAACTACAAATGGTAGCCCGGCAAATGGTACGATCTATAAGTTTACCAGGAATCCATCAGGTATAAGTGAAAATAGTAACCTCTATGATATTTCTGTTTTTCCTAATCCTGTAAGAGAATATTTGATAATAAATAAAGATAACGAGGAACTATTTTTTGCAATATTTGACTTATCAGGGAGGATGGTTTTAAAAAATCAATACTCTTATATTGATAAGAAAATTGATCTGTCATTTTTAGATGAAGGATTTTATTATCTTCGAATAAATAATGGTAATACAATTACATATACAAAAATAATTAAACAATAA
- a CDS encoding CDGSH iron-sulfur domain-containing protein, producing MENPKIAQQSPYVMDMEPGSYAWCQCGRSNNQPFCDGSHSETDIRPIRVEITEAKKVAWCGCKHSGNKPYCDGSHKDL from the coding sequence ATGGAAAACCCCAAAATAGCTCAACAAAGCCCCTATGTTATGGACATGGAACCGGGAAGTTATGCCTGGTGCCAGTGCGGCAGAAGCAATAACCAACCCTTTTGCGATGGTTCCCATTCAGAGACCGATATCAGGCCGATTAGGGTAGAAATTACAGAAGCTAAGAAAGTTGCCTGGTGTGGTTGCAAGCATTCAGGGAATAAGCCTTATTGTGACGGTAGTCATAAAGACTTATAA